Below is a genomic region from Streptomyces sp. RPA4-2.
GCTCTCCGTGTCGCCGCCGATGCCGCTGTTCACCGCTGATTCCGTCGCACGTACCCCATCGACATCGTTGCCAGGCGACAACAGAAGCCTGTTTTCCCACCTGGGACCACGTGAAGTCCGTGTACGGAATCGGAAATCCGTCGGCGGCACCACAGAAAACGGAGCGCGTTCCGCCGGATTCCGCTTTTTTCGCACCCTGTTTTCCTCGGCCTAAGGGAGGGCAATGAAATCGCCAAAGGGGCCCCCGGCCATCTCCTGTGCGTCGCCCCCCCGGCCTCCTGTACCTGAAGGAGGACGACCACTTCCGGATATCGGACACGTCGACCGGACGACAGGGGGGTGTCGTCGGCCGCCCCGCCCTCTCCTCCGCTTCGGCTGTGGACGTTCGCGCCGGCACCACCGCTCGGCTCGGGCCTCACCGGACCCGCGCCACGTACGGGCATGTCCCCGTCAGTCGACCGCTTTCGGGATCTTGCCGTCGTGGGACGACGCGCAGGCGGAACCGGACTTGTGGCAACCCCCGCGACCTGTTTCCGTCCGGGAGTGGGCGGGACGGGCTCACCGAGGGGGCCGGAGATCCCGGGACACCCAGCCCACACACTCGAGCGGCCGGGTGCGACCGGCCGTCGGCCTCGTCCTCGGTCGCTCCCGGCGCCATGAGCGCCGGAGCGGTCGACGGCGGATCCCGGTCGAACCGCCGTGGCCGATACGGGTCGCCGGAACCGGCCGTCAGGAAAGTCGTTGTGACGGTTCCGGTCGAGGTCCAGGGGTGTGCCGGGCGCCCTGGGACCCCGAACGGGTCTCCTCCTCCAGTACGGTCACCAGTCCGCCCCCCTCAAGGGGCTCGCCGCACTGGGCGCAGACGACCCGCGTCTGCACATCGGCACCGCACGTGTGTAGGAACCGTGGCGCGGGCGGCGGGTCCTGCAGGTGCCGAAGGCCCCATTCCCGGAGCCCGATCAGCACCGGCTCCAGTGCCTGCCCCGCGGCCGTCAGGT
It encodes:
- a CDS encoding helix-turn-helix domain-containing protein codes for the protein MSDTQPRACPIAGTLDLVGERWSLLVLREVFMGIRRYADIRANTGAPRDVLTKRLRSLEAAGILERRQYQDRPPRFEYHLTAAGQALEPVLIGLREWGLRHLQDPPPAPRFLHTCGADVQTRVVCAQCGEPLEGGGLVTVLEEETRSGSQGARHTPGPRPEPSQRLS